A segment of the Nasonia vitripennis strain AsymCx chromosome 2, Nvit_psr_1.1, whole genome shotgun sequence genome:
ATAGCGACTTTCTCTAAtcttatattaataataacttATTCACAGTGTCATAggttaattaaagaaaattgaataatTGATCTTTGAAAGCTAACCACGTAAGTAAATTATACCTACTATGAGATCAGCTTTTATTCAAATCTAACCTCAGAATCTcgcgttttattattaattcagAAAAAATTATGGAAGTGGACATAACGTGTGATGGCTACGAAGAGACGTGTGTAGTTTTGGAAGATGGCTACATACTAATGTCCTATTTAGATTTATACCCCAAATCATTCagtattttttatgaaaaaaatggcAAGTTATATCCTactaaaaaagaagaaaacaaatttaaagccGTTGATGGTATTTCGAAATACAAAGTTGTGTTCATGCCAAGTAAAAATTTATGTTATACTGTGTATTTTATCcttttatatatttactaAAACGATTTAATGTATACTTTTTAGCTTCAACCTCAAAATCATCTTTGACTGAGCAAcagcaaataaaattttcagatATTATGAGTAACATACACGATTTCAGCGAAAGCAGCAATGACAAGAATAAACCGAAGGTCAGGCCTAAAATTGGTAAAAAGAAAACCGCTTTGAAAAAATGGGTAAAGAAAAGAC
Coding sequences within it:
- the LOC103317177 gene encoding uncharacterized protein LOC103317177 — protein: MEVDITCDGYEETCVVLEDGYILMSYLDLYPKSFSIFYEKNGKLYPTKKEENKFKAVDGISKYKVVFMPTSTSKSSLTEQQQIKFSDIMSNIHDFSESSNDKNKPKVRPKIGKKKTALKKWVKKRHCL